One window of the Pieris brassicae chromosome 4, ilPieBrab1.1, whole genome shotgun sequence genome contains the following:
- the LOC123708532 gene encoding uncharacterized protein LOC123708532, translating into MHAVGLHSALAIRRERKRRAEQQRAKERRYSLQSTESGVTSPHCSTGSLERRRHKKSGTADNEVVSSVGMLHLGVVFLVLGVFLVASGWLPDDVTAWSNIGSVSWFNELVCSGLFALFIGVFLIILHKYLTKSEEDALEDYVQKQLTRSRSGHRLERDAETGGMRTKNARRARATEVLPEPITETYTEPPSDRVHGFVNALALNGDAMRELPLEQIVEEETSMASESEKRFGKFNKDTYSTPSMAPSLSPGSPSDTRELLSDGRYMIMSKI; encoded by the coding sequence ATGCATGCGGTCGGCCTGCACTCCGCGCTTGCGATCCGCCGCGAGCGGAAGCGACGAGCTGAGCAACAGCGCGCCAAGGAAAGGCGCTACTCCCTCCAGTCTACGGAGTCCGGTGTGACATCTCCGCACTGCTCTACAGGCAGTCTTGAGCGACGTCGCCACAAGAAATCCGGGACCGCCGACAATGAAGTCGTCTCTTCTGTTGGCATGCTCCACCTTGGAGTCGTGTTTCTCGTCCTGGGAGTTTTCCTCGTCGCCTCTGGATGGCTTCCTGATGATGTGACAGCCTGGAGCAACATCGGTTCTGTAAGCTGGTTTAACGAGCTCGTCTGTTCTGGACTTTTTGCTCTATTCATTggagtatttttaattatccttCACAAATATCTTACTAAGAGCGAAGAGGACGCATTAGAAGACTACGTTCAAAAACAACTGACTCGATCGAGGTCTGGACATAGACTGGAGAGAGATGCAGAGACGGGTGGAATGCGTACAAAAAATGCTAGACGTGCCCGAGCTACAGAGGTATTGCCAGAGCCTATTACAGAAACTTACACTGAGCCTCCTTCCGATAGAGTGCACGGGTTTGTCAACGCCCTCGCGTTGAACGGGGATGCGATGCGAGAATTGCCATTGGAGCAAATTGTAGAAGAAGAAACATCTATGGCTTCTGAGAGTGAGAAAAGATTTGGAAAATTTAACAAGGACACGTATTCAACGCCATCTATGGCACCCAGCCTAAGCCCCGGATCCCCATCTGATACGAGAGAACTCCTATCAGACGGACGCTACATGATCATGTCGAAGATATGA